One genomic segment of Streptosporangiales bacterium includes these proteins:
- a CDS encoding sigma-70 family RNA polymerase sigma factor, whose product MTIQYDEQIPERDLVGTYLDEISRTPLLDAVQEVELSKAVEAGLYAEHLLEERVRRRGLKRAELEEIARTGRAAKQRFIQANLRLVVSVARRYGGHQMPLLDLVQEGNTGLVRAVEKFDYMRGFKFSTYATWWIRQAISRAIAQTARTVRLPVHVVEELNRMGSARRALTRQLGRDPEIEELAVALEMPLDRVEELVAWAREPLSLDAKVGDDEDTSLGELVEEDDAPSPEAIVLAASQRENLDELIERLDPRSATIVRARFGFSDGRQHSLSEIGRNLGLTRERIRQLEREALAKLKKYASLEGFDGRDAA is encoded by the coding sequence GTGACGATTCAGTACGATGAGCAGATTCCGGAGCGCGACCTCGTCGGTACCTATCTCGACGAGATCAGCCGCACTCCGTTGCTCGACGCCGTCCAGGAAGTCGAGCTGTCCAAGGCCGTCGAGGCCGGACTCTACGCCGAGCACCTCCTCGAGGAGCGTGTCCGCAGGCGCGGTCTGAAGAGGGCCGAGCTCGAGGAGATCGCCAGGACCGGCCGGGCCGCCAAGCAGCGGTTCATCCAGGCCAACCTGCGTCTCGTGGTCTCGGTCGCCCGCCGCTACGGCGGTCACCAGATGCCCCTGCTCGACCTCGTGCAGGAGGGCAACACCGGTCTCGTCCGCGCAGTCGAGAAGTTCGACTACATGCGCGGCTTCAAGTTCTCGACCTACGCCACCTGGTGGATCAGGCAGGCCATCTCCCGTGCCATCGCGCAGACGGCGCGTACGGTGCGGCTGCCCGTCCACGTCGTGGAGGAACTCAACCGCATGGGCTCGGCCCGGCGTGCACTGACCAGGCAGCTGGGTCGCGACCCGGAGATCGAAGAGCTCGCCGTCGCCCTCGAGATGCCGCTCGACCGGGTCGAGGAGCTCGTCGCCTGGGCGCGCGAGCCGCTGAGCCTCGACGCCAAGGTCGGCGACGACGAGGACACCAGTCTCGGCGAGCTCGTCGAGGAGGACGACGCCCCGTCCCCCGAGGCGATCGTGCTCGCGGCGTCGCAGCGGGAGAACCTCGACGAGCTCATCGAACGGCTCGACCCGCGGTCCGCCACGATCGTGCGGGCGCGCTTCGGCTTCTCCGACGGCCGGCAGCACTCGCTGTCGGAGATCGGTCGCAACCTCGGCCTCACCCGCGAGCGGATCAGGCAGCTGGAGCGCGAGGCGCTCGCGAAGCTGAAGAAGTACGCGAGTCTCGAGGGGTTCGACGGCCGCGACGCGGCCTGA
- the sppA gene encoding signal peptide peptidase SppA, with the protein MTGQASLLLDQLRAARRKRTAPLVLEVDLTQPLVEGVPHDPLTAALSFRKQTLRGTVDALHRAGRDPRVRALVAKVGGNDAMGLARAQELREAVTAFRSGGKPALAWAESFAEFGPGNGAYLLATGFDEIWLQPSGNVGLTGIAAVQLFLRGALDQVNAKARFGQRHEYKNAVNALTESGFTEAHRESVQAVVTAGTGQLVTRIAESRGLGADEVRALVDRGPFLAAEALEARLVDRLGYRDEVYDEVRHRAGDDAELLFLGRYGRSGLEQLTRRVGSGSRDVIGLVHVTGGIHLGRSGGARPLSRQSAGSDTVAAAVRAATLTPEVRAIVLRVDSPGGSYTASDTIWRAVGRARAAGKTVVTSMGEVAASGGYFVSMGTHAIVAEPATLTGSIGVLGGKVVLDDLVGRFGVTRDAVSSGEHALLQSSLYDYTDADRERLDAFLDHVYDDFTAKVAEGRRLSRDRAHELARGRVWTGEDAHTHGLVDELGGLTHAIEVAKRYAGIPATVETEVRLFPRSSPIAQLMPAQSSEDPAAHAARVMASGWGTFAGLAAQLGLPAYGPLSLPGDWRLR; encoded by the coding sequence ATGACCGGACAGGCCTCCCTCCTCCTCGACCAGCTCCGCGCGGCACGGCGCAAGCGCACCGCGCCCCTCGTCCTCGAGGTCGACCTCACCCAGCCGCTGGTGGAGGGTGTGCCGCACGATCCCCTCACCGCTGCCCTGTCGTTCCGGAAGCAGACCCTGCGCGGCACCGTCGACGCGCTGCACCGGGCGGGACGCGACCCGCGGGTGCGCGCCTTGGTCGCCAAGGTGGGCGGCAACGACGCGATGGGGCTCGCCAGGGCGCAGGAGCTGCGCGAGGCCGTCACCGCGTTCCGCTCCGGCGGGAAGCCGGCCCTGGCCTGGGCCGAGTCGTTCGCCGAGTTCGGTCCCGGCAACGGCGCGTACCTGCTGGCCACCGGCTTCGACGAGATCTGGCTGCAGCCCTCGGGCAACGTCGGGCTCACCGGCATCGCGGCCGTGCAGCTGTTCCTGCGCGGCGCGCTCGACCAGGTCAACGCCAAGGCACGGTTCGGTCAGCGCCACGAGTACAAGAACGCGGTCAACGCCCTCACCGAGTCCGGGTTCACCGAGGCCCACCGGGAGTCCGTCCAGGCCGTCGTCACGGCGGGCACCGGTCAGCTCGTCACCAGGATCGCCGAGTCCCGGGGGCTCGGCGCCGACGAGGTCCGCGCACTCGTCGACCGCGGCCCGTTCCTCGCCGCGGAGGCGCTGGAGGCCCGGCTCGTGGACCGTCTCGGCTACCGCGACGAGGTCTACGACGAGGTCAGGCACCGCGCCGGCGATGACGCGGAGCTGCTCTTCCTCGGGCGTTACGGCAGGTCAGGGCTCGAACAGCTCACCCGAAGGGTCGGCAGCGGCTCCCGCGACGTCATCGGGCTCGTGCACGTGACCGGCGGCATCCATCTCGGTCGCAGCGGCGGTGCCCGGCCACTCTCGCGGCAGAGCGCCGGCTCCGACACGGTCGCGGCGGCCGTCCGCGCCGCGACCCTCACGCCCGAGGTGCGGGCGATCGTCTTGCGGGTCGACAGCCCCGGCGGGTCCTACACCGCGTCCGACACCATCTGGCGCGCGGTCGGCCGGGCACGCGCCGCGGGCAAGACCGTCGTCACCTCGATGGGCGAGGTCGCGGCGTCCGGCGGCTACTTCGTCTCGATGGGCACCCACGCCATCGTCGCCGAGCCCGCGACACTGACCGGCTCGATCGGCGTCCTCGGCGGCAAGGTCGTCCTCGACGACCTGGTCGGGCGGTTCGGGGTGACCCGCGACGCCGTCAGCTCCGGCGAGCACGCGCTCCTCCAGTCGTCGCTGTACGACTACACCGACGCCGACAGGGAGCGCCTCGACGCGTTCCTCGACCACGTTTACGACGACTTCACGGCGAAGGTCGCCGAGGGCAGGCGACTGTCCCGAGACCGCGCCCACGAGCTCGCCCGCGGCCGCGTGTGGACGGGCGAGGACGCGCACACGCACGGACTCGTCGACGAGCTGGGTGGCCTCACCCACGCGATCGAGGTCGCCAAGCGCTACGCCGGCATCCCCGCCACGGTCGAGACCGAGGTCAGGCTGTTCCCCCGCAGCTCGCCGATCGCCCAGCTGATGCCCGCGCAGTCGAGCGAGGACCCCGCCGCACACGCCGCACGGGTCATGGCGTCGGGGTGGGGAACGTTCGCCGGCCTCGCCGCCCAGCTCGGCCTGCCCGCGTACGGGCCGCTCAGCCTTCCCGGTGACTGGCGGTTGCGCTGA
- a CDS encoding DUF2510 domain-containing protein — protein sequence MNDVPPGWYPDPYGMQGLLRWWDGAQWSADTAPVPADVPGSPYDQGSYQQGSYDQGQQAPYEQQQAEQLGWEPQSSPPPWDTQQGPPVADWQADPSPSAPTTSWAPQETVDLSADPGPAPTPGGPTDGWQNPPGAFDDWRAQDSDASAPFPPAGGPGPADWQQQPPDAWGYEQQASGYAGPDTGWPAPDHLSSEPGGAPPVPPKKRRGALVGGIAGGLALILVVGVIVGVAFARRGDEPVTKPSSSATSQSSPASSASSTSQSTPAATGPRVTSGPVSYTKLAEPWMDNPEPGNVSELDPAAGQLLITQREAPGTDGGDWIANVTVGTMADEFSYIGTEDLETTAVVFADNVQKNYYKPWQLTRKDQLKEPFKVGDKEGYRIKYHLDFKNAPDGFTAKGETVYIAVIHDDPRPVGVYISIPDSHPKLLPTIDQVMAGLQVGS from the coding sequence ATGAACGACGTCCCCCCCGGCTGGTACCCCGACCCGTACGGCATGCAGGGGCTGCTGCGGTGGTGGGACGGCGCACAATGGAGCGCCGACACCGCGCCGGTGCCGGCCGATGTTCCCGGATCGCCCTACGACCAGGGTTCCTACCAGCAGGGCTCCTACGACCAGGGCCAGCAGGCGCCGTACGAGCAACAGCAGGCGGAACAGCTCGGGTGGGAACCGCAGAGCTCGCCGCCGCCGTGGGACACCCAGCAGGGCCCGCCGGTGGCCGACTGGCAGGCCGACCCCTCCCCCTCGGCGCCGACGACGTCGTGGGCACCGCAGGAGACGGTCGACCTGTCCGCGGACCCAGGCCCGGCGCCGACACCGGGCGGCCCCACCGACGGGTGGCAGAACCCCCCGGGGGCGTTCGACGACTGGCGGGCGCAGGACTCCGATGCGTCCGCGCCGTTCCCCCCGGCCGGCGGACCGGGACCCGCGGACTGGCAGCAGCAGCCTCCCGACGCGTGGGGATATGAGCAGCAGGCGAGCGGGTACGCCGGTCCCGACACCGGCTGGCCGGCGCCTGACCATCTCAGCAGCGAGCCGGGGGGCGCGCCGCCTGTACCGCCGAAGAAGCGACGCGGCGCACTGGTCGGCGGGATCGCGGGCGGACTCGCGCTCATCCTCGTGGTCGGCGTGATCGTCGGCGTGGCCTTCGCCAGACGGGGCGACGAGCCGGTGACGAAGCCGAGCTCGTCGGCGACGTCGCAGTCGTCCCCCGCCTCGTCGGCGTCGAGCACCTCCCAGAGCACGCCGGCCGCGACCGGACCACGGGTGACCTCGGGCCCGGTCTCGTACACGAAGTTGGCAGAACCGTGGATGGACAACCCCGAGCCCGGCAACGTGTCGGAACTCGACCCGGCGGCCGGTCAGCTCCTGATCACCCAGCGCGAGGCGCCGGGGACCGACGGCGGCGACTGGATCGCCAACGTCACCGTCGGCACCATGGCGGACGAGTTCAGCTACATCGGGACGGAAGACCTCGAGACCACGGCGGTGGTCTTCGCGGACAACGTCCAGAAGAACTACTACAAGCCCTGGCAGCTGACCCGCAAGGACCAGCTGAAGGAGCCGTTCAAGGTGGGCGACAAAGAGGGGTACAGGATCAAGTACCACCTCGACTTCAAGAACGCTCCTGACGGCTTCACGGCGAAGGGCGAGACGGTCTACATCGCGGTGATCCACGACGATCCCCGGCCGGTGGGGGTGTACATCTCGATCCCGGACAGCCATCCCAAGCTGCTCCCTACCATCGACCAGGTGATGGCCGGGCTGCAGGTCGGGTCCTGA
- a CDS encoding oligoribonuclease, whose product MNDRLVWVDCEMTGLDLEHDALVEIAALVTDQDLNVLGDGVDVVIKPPDDAITAMTELVRDMHTTSGLLDELADGVTIDEAQSLVLDYIRAHVAEPGKSPLCGNTIATDRAFIARDMRDLDGYLHYRMIDVSSLKELARRWYPRVYFASPDKHGGHRALADIRESIDELRYYREALFVPPPGPDSETARGIAAGVMAHPTGGAGETAVRDAPSATTAD is encoded by the coding sequence ATGAACGATCGCCTCGTGTGGGTCGACTGCGAGATGACCGGCCTCGACCTCGAGCACGACGCGCTCGTCGAGATCGCCGCGCTGGTCACCGATCAGGACCTCAACGTGCTCGGTGACGGCGTCGACGTCGTCATCAAACCGCCCGACGACGCGATCACGGCCATGACCGAGCTCGTGCGCGACATGCACACGACGTCGGGGTTGCTCGACGAGCTGGCCGACGGCGTCACGATCGACGAGGCCCAGAGCCTCGTCCTCGACTACATCCGCGCGCACGTCGCGGAGCCCGGCAAGAGCCCGCTGTGCGGCAACACGATCGCCACCGACCGCGCGTTCATCGCCCGCGACATGCGCGACCTCGACGGCTACCTGCACTACCGCATGATCGACGTGTCGTCGCTGAAGGAGCTCGCCCGCCGGTGGTACCCACGGGTGTACTTCGCCAGCCCCGACAAGCACGGCGGGCACCGTGCCCTGGCGGACATCCGCGAGTCGATCGACGAGCTGCGCTACTACCGCGAGGCGCTGTTCGTCCCGCCACCCGGCCCGGACAGCGAGACCGCCCGTGGCATCGCCGCCGGCGTGATGGCGCACCCGACCGGCGGCGCCGGAGAGACCGCGGTTCGCGACGCACCTTCCGCCACCACGGCGGACTGA
- a CDS encoding nitroreductase family deazaflavin-dependent oxidoreductase: MVSGERERGPRTPPRWFIRAFWSAHRAVCRVSAGRVGLWRPKPGRWGAARLTTTGRRTGQQRRVIVGYVEDGANLVVLAMNGWGAGKPAWWLNLEAHPDATVDLVKESRPVRAHAAEGEERSRLWARWRDIDDQLDAYASLRSSETAVVILEPRTLPS; the protein is encoded by the coding sequence ATGGTGTCCGGCGAGCGCGAGAGAGGTCCGCGCACTCCCCCTCGCTGGTTCATCCGCGCCTTCTGGTCGGCGCACCGCGCGGTGTGCCGGGTCAGCGCCGGCCGGGTGGGGCTGTGGCGTCCGAAGCCGGGACGATGGGGCGCTGCGCGTCTCACGACAACCGGACGCCGCACCGGTCAGCAGCGCAGGGTGATCGTCGGCTACGTCGAGGATGGCGCGAACCTGGTCGTCCTGGCCATGAACGGCTGGGGCGCGGGGAAGCCGGCCTGGTGGCTCAACCTGGAGGCGCATCCCGACGCGACCGTGGATCTGGTCAAGGAGTCCCGACCGGTGCGGGCGCACGCTGCCGAGGGAGAGGAACGGTCGCGCCTCTGGGCCAGGTGGCGCGACATCGACGACCAGCTCGACGCCTATGCGTCGCTGCGGTCGTCCGAGACTGCCGTCGTGATCCTCGAACCGCGGACCCTGCCCTCCTGA
- a CDS encoding OmpA family protein, with protein sequence MEATHLRSSPEHRRPQAEEGTEHLHRRLRRALRVRQRAADTRRCSRPRRGGRRPGRGRCDAGGIVGHTDATGTDSYNQDLSERRARSVSGYLEKQVSVSPRYSSTGKGETDPVADNETADGRRKNRRVTITYDK encoded by the coding sequence ATTGAAGCCACACATCTACGATCTTCGCCCGAACATCGTCGACCTCAAGCCGAAGAAGGAACGGAACACCTACACCGTCGACTCCGACGTGCTCTTCGCGTTCGACAGCGCGCAGCTGACACCCGACGCTGCAGCCGTCCTCGACGAGGTGGTCGACGGCCTGGAAGAGGCCGGTGCGACGCGGGTGGCATCGTCGGCCACACGGATGCCACGGGTACCGACAGCTACAACCAGGACCTGTCCGAGCGCCGCGCCAGGTCTGTTAGCGGCTACCTGGAGAAGCAGGTGAGCGTCAGCCCGCGGTACTCCTCGACCGGCAAGGGCGAGACGGACCCGGTCGCCGACAACGAGACCGCAGACGGCCGCCGCAAGAACCGCCGCGTCACCATCACGTACGACAAGTAG
- a CDS encoding hydrolase produces the protein MPRVAAAALVACATAFVPVAAGNASPPGGEDVDVIAHRGSSGVTPENTAVAIAKAIKQRADFVEIDVQRTKDGRLVNFHDCTMERTTDVEQRYPDRPSYRVSDFTWAELRTLDAGSWFDERYEGEPIITVRDVIRRVDRTKTGLLAEISPCGHYQGTGLPEDLVQELWSVPGYVDRALADGELGVQSFEPGDAKAFKDVMPEIPVGLLDAERPSDAELVELSAWADQVNTSTDVTDAALIARIQELGMTSNVWTVNEPGRMRQLIDMGVDGLITDFPQSLTQR, from the coding sequence ATCCCGCGAGTGGCGGCGGCAGCCCTGGTCGCGTGCGCGACGGCGTTCGTACCGGTCGCGGCGGGGAACGCCAGCCCACCCGGCGGGGAGGACGTCGACGTGATCGCCCACCGCGGCTCGTCCGGCGTGACCCCGGAGAACACCGCGGTCGCGATCGCGAAGGCCATCAAGCAGCGCGCGGACTTCGTCGAGATCGACGTCCAGCGCACCAAGGACGGCCGGCTGGTGAACTTCCACGACTGCACCATGGAGCGGACGACTGACGTCGAGCAGCGCTACCCCGACCGGCCCTCGTACCGGGTCTCCGACTTCACCTGGGCCGAGCTGCGCACCCTCGATGCCGGCTCGTGGTTCGACGAGCGCTACGAGGGCGAGCCGATCATCACCGTCCGCGACGTGATCCGCCGGGTCGACCGCACGAAGACCGGCCTGCTCGCCGAGATCAGCCCGTGCGGCCACTACCAGGGCACGGGCCTGCCGGAGGACCTCGTCCAGGAGCTCTGGTCCGTCCCCGGCTACGTCGACCGCGCGCTCGCCGACGGCGAGCTCGGCGTCCAGTCGTTCGAGCCGGGCGACGCCAAGGCGTTCAAGGACGTGATGCCCGAGATCCCCGTCGGCCTGCTCGACGCCGAACGCCCGTCCGACGCCGAGCTCGTCGAGCTCAGTGCGTGGGCCGACCAGGTCAACACGAGCACCGATGTCACCGACGCCGCGCTCATCGCGCGGATCCAGGAGCTCGGCATGACCTCCAACGTCTGGACCGTCAACGAACCGGGCCGGATGCGCCAGCTGATCGACATGGGCGTCGACGGCCTGATCACCGACTTCCCGCAGTCACTGACCCAGCGCTGA
- a CDS encoding helix-turn-helix domain-containing protein codes for MTPLWTIEEVSAYLRVPVNTLYQWRTRKYGPPGAKIGRYVRYDPADVVAWFEVQQSAA; via the coding sequence GTGACGCCGCTATGGACCATCGAGGAGGTCTCCGCATACCTCCGAGTACCCGTCAACACCCTTTACCAATGGCGCACCCGCAAGTACGGCCCGCCCGGCGCCAAGATCGGCCGATACGTCCGCTACGACCCTGCCGACGTCGTGGCCTGGTTTGAAGTGCAGCAGAGCGCAGCTTAG
- a CDS encoding plasmid replication initiator protein, which produces MSSASMLTLTPEPHPGSGVGASTEPTPATDAYLARAGEGYDAWLSHVWPAAGCQRPVQLRGDLATVDTRSGQLLDSRHTSTLPDGVIYKACGNRRHTVCPSCAERYRQDAYQLIRAGLVGGKTIDESVATHSAVFATFTAPSFGAVHTRVVKHHTCESRKRCRCRSEPCRARRDATTCEHGRLTSCSQRHGVDDMALGHPLCLDCYDHDAQVVWNNHAGELWRRTVQALTRSLVHVSRQRGVGFLDVETGPGEHRSLSTLRIRYAKVAEYQTRGVIHFHVLFRLDGVDPYHPDQVTPPDPAADVDLLTDVIQLAATTTRFRTPAHPTYRPEGWPIGWGEQLDLRPVLLRGDNSVTDSQVAGYLAKYATKSTETTGHVSTRLTSETINTYADPTGSHPERLIEACWRLSRHAHWHSLGKWAHMLGYGGHFLTKARAYSVSFGYLRSLRVTWRRSQTPDTTVEVRAIDDRDDDTVIVSNLTYAGIGWHTTADATLANTAAALARLRAQTARDSVHEHLDLTTVAV; this is translated from the coding sequence ATGAGTTCAGCATCGATGCTGACCCTCACCCCCGAACCCCATCCGGGCTCGGGCGTGGGGGCGAGCACCGAACCCACCCCCGCCACCGACGCGTACCTCGCCCGCGCTGGTGAGGGCTACGACGCTTGGCTGAGCCACGTGTGGCCCGCCGCCGGATGCCAGCGCCCCGTTCAGCTCCGTGGCGACCTGGCCACCGTCGACACCCGCAGCGGGCAGCTCCTCGACTCCCGGCATACCTCGACGCTGCCGGACGGGGTGATCTACAAGGCCTGCGGGAACCGCCGCCACACCGTCTGCCCCTCCTGCGCGGAGCGGTACCGCCAAGACGCCTACCAGCTCATCCGCGCCGGCCTCGTCGGCGGCAAGACCATCGATGAGTCTGTTGCTACGCACTCCGCCGTCTTCGCCACCTTCACCGCACCCTCGTTCGGCGCTGTGCACACCCGCGTCGTCAAACACCACACTTGTGAGAGCCGGAAGCGGTGCCGGTGCCGCTCCGAACCCTGCCGAGCACGCCGCGACGCGACCACGTGTGAGCACGGCCGGTTGACCTCATGTTCTCAGCGGCACGGCGTCGATGACATGGCGCTGGGGCATCCGCTGTGCCTGGACTGCTACGACCACGACGCCCAAGTCGTGTGGAACAACCACGCCGGCGAACTGTGGCGCCGCACCGTCCAGGCGCTCACTCGCAGCCTCGTCCACGTCTCCCGGCAGCGCGGTGTCGGGTTCCTCGACGTCGAAACCGGCCCCGGCGAACACCGGTCGTTGTCCACGTTGCGGATCCGGTACGCCAAGGTCGCCGAATACCAGACCCGTGGCGTGATCCACTTCCACGTTCTGTTCCGCTTGGACGGCGTCGACCCCTACCACCCCGACCAGGTCACTCCACCCGACCCGGCCGCCGACGTCGACCTGCTCACCGACGTCATCCAGCTCGCCGCGACCACGACACGGTTCCGCACCCCGGCGCACCCGACCTACCGACCCGAGGGCTGGCCGATCGGCTGGGGTGAGCAACTGGACCTGCGGCCGGTGCTGCTGCGTGGCGACAACTCGGTCACCGACTCCCAGGTCGCCGGGTATCTTGCCAAGTACGCCACCAAGAGCACCGAGACCACCGGGCACGTCTCCACCAGGCTGACCTCGGAGACCATCAACACCTACGCCGACCCCACCGGCTCCCATCCCGAGCGGCTCATCGAAGCGTGCTGGCGGCTGTCCCGCCACGCCCACTGGCACAGCCTCGGCAAATGGGCACACATGCTCGGCTACGGCGGACACTTCCTCACCAAAGCCCGCGCCTACTCCGTCAGCTTCGGCTACCTGCGCAGCCTCCGCGTCACCTGGCGACGCTCGCAAACCCCCGACACCACCGTCGAGGTCCGCGCCATCGACGACCGGGACGACGACACCGTGATCGTCAGCAACCTCACCTACGCCGGAATCGGCTGGCACACCACCGCCGACGCCACCCTCGCCAACACCGCTGCCGCACTCGCCCGGCTCCGAGCACAGACCGCCCGCGACTCCGTCCACGAGCACCTGGACCTCACCACCGTCGCGGTCTGA
- a CDS encoding endonuclease: MTGTVYLLHFDQPYRHARHYTGWTTNLGARLNEHATGHGARLLTVITEAGIGWRLARTWPGTRTRERRLKTQGGASRRCPLCGITPRHGVYQ; encoded by the coding sequence ATGACTGGCACCGTCTACCTACTGCACTTCGACCAGCCGTACCGGCATGCCCGGCACTACACCGGCTGGACCACCAACCTCGGCGCTCGCCTGAACGAGCACGCCACCGGCCATGGCGCCCGACTGCTCACTGTCATCACCGAAGCCGGCATCGGCTGGCGACTGGCTCGCACCTGGCCTGGCACCCGCACCCGGGAACGTCGACTGAAGACCCAAGGCGGTGCGTCACGCCGCTGCCCCCTGTGCGGCATCACCCCACGACACGGGGTGTACCAATGA